GCAGTCGCTGCGCCCCTGGGCGGAGTACCTCGCGCGGCGTCGTCTGACCGTCTCCCTGCCGCTGCTGCCCGGACACGGCACGCGCTGGCAGGACATGCGGCTCACCGGCTGGCCCGACTGGTACGCCGAGGTCGACCGCGAGCTGCGCGTCCTGAGCGAGCGCTGCGCGCACGTCTTCGTGTTCGGCCTCTCCATGGGCGGGGCGCTGGCACTGCGGCTGGCCGCGAAGCACGGGGACGCGGTGCGCGGGGTCGTGGTCGTCAACCCCGCGAACAAGGTCCACGGGCTCGCCGCGCACGCCCTGCCGGTGGCCCGGTACCTCGTGCCGAGCACGAAGGGGATCGTCAGCGACATCGCGAAGGAGGGCGGCGAGGAGGTCGGGTACGACAGGATGCCGCTGCACGCGGCGCACTCCCTGCGGGCCTTCCTGCGCCGGGTGGACGCCGAGCTGCCGCAGGTCACGCAGCCGCTGCTGCTGTTGCGCAGCACGCGGGACCACGTGGTGCCGGCCGCGGACTCCGCGCGCGTGCTGAGCCGGGTGTCGTCTACGGACGTCACCGAGGTCCTGCTGGAACAGAGCTACCACGTGGCGACGTTGGACCATGACGCGGACCGGATCTTCGAAGAGAGCCACGCGT
The DNA window shown above is from Streptomyces sp. NBC_00670 and carries:
- a CDS encoding alpha/beta hydrolase; the encoded protein is MPVLPGAEPYRHEGGPVGVLLCHGFTGSPQSLRPWAEYLARRRLTVSLPLLPGHGTRWQDMRLTGWPDWYAEVDRELRVLSERCAHVFVFGLSMGGALALRLAAKHGDAVRGVVVVNPANKVHGLAAHALPVARYLVPSTKGIVSDIAKEGGEEVGYDRMPLHAAHSLRAFLRRVDAELPQVTQPLLLLRSTRDHVVPAADSARVLSRVSSTDVTEVLLEQSYHVATLDHDADRIFEESHAFVARLTPESAPGEGHDHEEGTAVGG